The Epinephelus lanceolatus isolate andai-2023 chromosome 11, ASM4190304v1, whole genome shotgun sequence genome window below encodes:
- the LOC117250439 gene encoding histone H2B 1.2-like has translation MPEPAKAPSKGAKKGVTKPPKGNKKRKSKKRRESYAIYVYKVLKQVHPDTGISSKAMGIMNSFVSDIFERIAGEASRLAHYNKRSTITSREIQTAVRLLLPGELAKHAVSEGTKAVTKYTSSK, from the coding sequence ATGCCTGAGCCCGCCAAAGCACCCTCAAAAGGCGCCAAGAAAGGCGTCACTAAACCGCCCAAAGGCAACAAGAAGAGGAAGTccaagaagaggagggagagctACGCCATCTACGTGTACAAGGTGCTGAAGCAGGTCCACCCCGACACCGGCATCTCCTCCAAGGCCATGGGCATCATGAACTCCTTCGTCAGCGACATCTTTGAGCGCATCGCCGGTGAGGCCTCCCGTCTGGCTCACTACAACAAGCGCTCCaccatcacttccagggagATCCAGACCGCCGTCCGCCTGCTGCTGCCCGGGGAGCTGGCCAAGCACGCCGTGTCTGAGGGCACCAAGGCCGTCACCAAGTACACCAGCTCCAAGTAA
- the LOC117250440 gene encoding uncharacterized protein LOC117250440 produces MAEVETAPAPAPAPAAAPAAKPGKKATSKHKSKPKSSPTVSDLICKAVGESKERGGMSLAAIKKYLNATGYNVEKNNTRVKTALRNLVAKGILVHVKGNGASGSFKLGKKAEPKKSGKGSAASGSKPKPNKPKTAASKPKTAASKPKTAASKSKTSASKPKTKSKTSASKPKKSTPSKKSPGTKVTKSAAAKSKAKKTAEKPSKPAKSTNRKKPAVKTAPKKSAKK; encoded by the coding sequence ATGGCAGAAGTAGAGACAGCTCCGGCTCCGGCTCCAGCTCCAGCCGCCGCCCCTGCGGCCAAACCAGGCAAGAAGGCGACTTCTAAACACAAATCCAAACCGAAGTCCAGCCCCACCGTCAGTGATCTCATCTGCAAAGCTGTGGGTGAGTCCAAGGAGAGGGGTGGCATGTCTTTGGCTGCCATCAAGAAGTACCTGAATGCAACCGGATACAATGTGGAGAAGAACAACACCCGGGTCAAGACTGCCCTCAGGAATCTGGTGGCGAAGGGGATTCTGGTCCACGTTAAGGGGAACGGGGCCTCCGGTTCCTTCAAGCTAGGCAAAAAGGCCGAACCCAAGAAGTCAGGGAAGGGATCCGCTGCTTCAGGCAGTAAGCCCAAACCAAACAAGCCCAAGACAGCGGCCTCAAAGCCCAAGACAGCGGCCTCAAAGCCCAAGACAGCGGCCTCAAAGTCCAAGACATCAGCCTCAAAGCCCAAAACAAAATCCAAGACATCAGCCTCAAAGCCCAAGAAGTCAACACCCTCCAAGAAATCTCCTGGCACCAAGGTGACGAAATCTGCAGCGGCCAAGTCAAAAGCCAAGAAGACTGCAGAGAAGCCCAGTAAGCCGGCCAAGAGCACCAACAGAAAGAAACCTGCAGTTAAAACGGCTCCAAAGAAGTCAGCAAAGAAGTGA
- the LOC144464768 gene encoding histone H2A-like, with translation MSGRGGKGGKARAKAKSRSSRAGLQFPVGRVHRLLRKGNYAQRVGAGAPVYLAAVLEYLTAEILELAGNAARDNKKTRIIPRHLQLAVRNDEELNKLLGGVTIAQGGVLPNIQAVLLPKKTEKQSKK, from the coding sequence atgTCTGGTCGTGGAGGAAAAGGCGGGAAGGCGAGAGCTAAGGCGAAGAGCCGCTCATCTCGTGCCGGacttcagttccctgtcggcCGTGTCCACAGGCTCCTGAGGAAGGGGAACTACGCTCAGCGGGTCGGTGCCGGAGCTCCGGTGTACCTGGCGGCGGTGCTGGAGTATCTGACCGCTGAGATCCTGGAGCTGGCTGGGAACGCTGCCCGCGACAACAAGAAGACCAGGATCATCCCCCGTCACCTGCAGCTGGCCGTCCGCAACGACGAGGAGCTCAACAAGCTGCTGGGCGGAGTCACCATCGCTCAGGGCGGCGTGCTGCCCAACATCCAGGCTGTGCTGCTGCCCAAGAAGACCGAGAAGCAGAGCaagaagtaa
- the LOC144464767 gene encoding histone H3-like, producing MARTKQTARKSTGGKAPRKQLATKAARKSAPATGGVKKPHRYRPGTVALREIRRYQKSTELLIRKLPFQRLVREIAQDFKTDLRFQSSAVMALQESSEAYLVGLFEDTNLCAIHAKRVTIMPKDIQLARRIRGERA from the coding sequence atggcaaGAACCAAGCAGACCGCCCGTAAATCCACCGGAGGAAAAGCTCCCAGGAAGCAGCTGGCCACCAAAGCTGCCCGCAAGAGCGCCCCGGCCACCGGCGGAGTCAAGAAGCCTCACCGTTACAGGCCCGGTACCGTGGCCCTCCGAGAGATCCGCCGCTACCAGAagtccacagagctgctgatcCGCAAGCTGCCCTTCCAGCGCCTGGTCAGGGAGATCGCTCAGGACTTCAAGACCGACCTGCGCTTCCAGAGCTCCGCCGTCATGGCTCTGCAGGAGTCCAGCGAGGCTTACCTGGTGGGTCTCTTCGAGGACACTAATCTGTGCGCCATCCACGCCAAGAGGGTCACCATCATGCCCAAAGACATCCAGCTGGCCCGCAGGATCCGCGGAGAGAGGGCTTAG
- the LOC117246274 gene encoding uncharacterized protein LOC117246274 — MSEEAPAAPPAKPTPKRKRVPRSRQGGPSLAKVIITVLTESNDRKGMTVHAIKKALAAKNIDVEKANRRINTTLCRLTDKGVLKQLKGTGASGSFKIAKEPKAVKPKKAAAAKPKGEKKKRERSVSEARKGSPTKRKAKTQKVKGGARKTSTKKDGAKKEKKVVAKKSGKKPAKKSAGKKSPAKKATAKKPAAKKPAAKKAGAKKAGGKKAAGGRKSAGKK, encoded by the coding sequence ATGTCGGAAGAAGCaccagcggctccaccggccaAACCCACGCCGAAAAGGAAGCGGGTCCCCCGCTCCAGGCAGGGCGGACCTTCACTGGCGAAGGTCATCATCACCGTCCTGACTGAGAGCAATGACCGCAAAGGGATGACGGTACATGCGATCAAGAAGGCTCTGGCTGCCAAGAACATCGACGTGGAGAAGGCCAACAGACGCATCAACACGACACTGTGCAGGCTGACTGATAAAGGGGTCCTGAAGCAGCTGAAGGGGACCGGAGCCTCTGGGTCCTTCAAGATAGCCAAGGAGCCCAAGGCCGTCAAGCCAAAGAAGGCAGCTGCCGCGAAACCtaaaggagagaagaaaaagagggagagatcaGTTTCCGAGGCCCGTAAGGGGTCACCGACGAAGAGAAAAGCCAAGACACAGAAGGTGAAAGGTGGTGCCAGGAAGACCAGCACGAAAAAGGATGGTGccaagaaggagaagaaagttGTTGCAAAGAAATCTGGAAAGAAACCTGCAAAGAAATCTGCAGGGAAGAAGTCGCCTGCGAAGAAAGCTACTGCCAAGAAACCTGCGGCAAAGAAACCTGCTGCCAAGAAAGCCGGAGCAAAGAAGGCAGGAGGAAAGAAGGCTGCAGGAGGAAGGAAATCTGCAGGAAAGAAGTAA
- the LOC117270445 gene encoding histone H2B type 2-F-like, translated as MPDPPKAGKKGSKKAASKVTKTGKKRKMKRRESYAIYVYKVLKQVHPDTGISSKAMTIMNSFVSDIFERIAGEASRLAHYNKRSTITSREIQTAVRLLLPGELAKHAVSEGTKAVTKYTSSK; from the coding sequence ATGCCTGACCCACCCAAAGCAGGAAAGAAGGGCTCAAAGAAAGCCGCTTCTAAGGTCACCAAGACCGgcaagaagaggaagatgaagaggagggagagctACGCCATCTACGTGTACAAGGTGCTGAAGCAGGTCCACCCCGACACCGGCATCTCCTCCAAGGCCATGACCATCATGAACTCCTTCGTCAGCGACATCTTTGAGCGCATCGCCGGTGAGGCCTCCCGTCTGGCTCACTACAACAAGCGCTCCaccatcacttccagggagATCCAGACCGCCGTCCGCCTGCTGCTGCCCGGGGAGCTGGCCAAGCACGCCGTGTCTGAGGGCACCAAGGCCGTCACCAAGTACACCAGCTCCAAGTAA
- the LOC117270461 gene encoding histone H4: MSGRGKGGKGLGKGGAKRHRKVLRDNIQGITKPAIRRLARRGGVKRISGLIYEETRGVLKVFLENVIRDAVTYTEHAKRKTVTAMDVVYALKRQGRTLYGFGG, encoded by the coding sequence ATGAGCGGCAGAGGCAAAGGAGGCAAAGGACTCGGTAAAGGAGGCGCCAAGCGTCACCGCAAAGTTCTCCGTGATAACATCCAGGGAATCACCAAACCCGCCATCCGCCGTCTGGCTCGCCGCGGCGGAGTGAAGCGTATCTCCGGTCTCATCTACGAGGAGACCCGCGGTGTGCTCAAGGTCTTCCTGGAGAACGTCATCCGTGACGCCGTCACCTACACCGAGCACGCCAAGAGGAAGACGGTGACCGCCATGGATGTGGTGTACGCTCTCAAGAGGCAGGGCCGCACCCTGTACGGCTTCGGAGGTTAA
- the LOC117270429 gene encoding histone H2A.J, with the protein MSGRGGKTGKVKAKAKSRSSRAGLQFPVGRVHRLLRKGNYAQRVGAGAPVYLAAVLEYLTAEILELAGNAARDNKKTRIIPRHLQLAVRNDEELNKLLGGVTIAQGGVLPNIQAVLLPKKNEKQSKK; encoded by the coding sequence atgtcaggTCGTGGAGGAAAAACTGGAAAGGTCAAGGCCAAGGCGAAGAGCCGCTCATCTCGTGCCGGacttcagttccctgtcggcCGTGTCCACAGGCTCCTGAGGAAGGGGAACTACGCTCAGCGGGTCGGTGCCGGAGCTCCGGTGTACCTGGCGGCGGTGCTGGAGTATCTGACCGCTGAGATCCTGGAGCTGGCTGGGAACGCTGCCCGCGACAACAAGAAGACCAGGATCATCCCCCGTCACCTGCAGCTGGCCGTCCGCAACGACGAGGAGCTCAACAAGCTGCTGGGCGGAGTCACCATCGCTCAGGGCGGCGTGCTGCCCAATATCCAGGCTGTGCTGCTGCCCAAGAAGAACGAGAAGCAGAGCAAGAAGTAA